A single window of Tamandua tetradactyla isolate mTamTet1 chromosome 25, mTamTet1.pri, whole genome shotgun sequence DNA harbors:
- the C25H6orf62 gene encoding uncharacterized protein C6orf62 homolog produces the protein MGDPNSRKKQALNRLRAQLRKKKESLADQFDFKMYIAFVFKEKKKKAALFEVSEVIPVMTNNYEENILKGVRDSSYSLESSIELLQKDVVQLHAPRYQSMRRDVIGCTQEMDFILWPRNDIEKIVCLLFSRWKESDEPFRPVQAKFEFHHGDYEKQFLHVLSRKDKTGIVVNNPNQSVFLFIDRQHLQTPKNKATIFKLCSICLYLPQEQLTHWAVGTIEDHLRPYMPE, from the exons ATGGGGGACCCAAACTCCCGGAAGAAACAAGCTCTGAACAGACTACGTGCTcagcttagaaagaaaaaagaatctctaGCTGACCAGTTTGACTTCAAGATGTATATTGCCTTTGTATTCAAGGAGAAG aagaaaaaagcagCACTTTTTGAAGTGTCTGAGGTTATACCAGTCATGACAaataattatgaagaaaatatcCTGAAAGGTGTGCGAGATTCCAGCTATTCCCTGGAAAGTTCCATAGAGCTTTTACAGAAGGATGTGGTACAGCTCCATGCTCCTCGATACCAGTCTATGAGAAGG gaTGTAATTGGCTGTACTCAGGAGATGGATTTCATTCTTTGGCCTCGGAATGATATTGAAAAAATTGTCTGTCTCCTGTTTTCTAGGTGGAAGGAATCTGATGAGCCTTTTAGGCCTGTTCAG GCCAAATTTGAGTTTCATCACGGTGACTATGAAAAACAGTTTCTGCATGTACTGAGCCGCAAGGACAAGACTGGAATTGTTGTCAACAATCCTAACCAGTCAGTGTTTCTCTTCATTGACAGACAGCACTTGCAG ACTCCAAAAAACAAAGCTACAATCTTCAAGTTATGCAGCATCTGCCTCTACCTGCCACAGGAGCAGCTCACCCACTGGGCAGTTGGCACCATAGAGGATCACCTCCGTCCTTATATGCCAGAATAG